The following coding sequences lie in one Glycine max cultivar Williams 82 chromosome 19, Glycine_max_v4.0, whole genome shotgun sequence genomic window:
- the LOC100500029 gene encoding uncharacterized protein LOC100500029 precursor produces the protein MNSITLLVLLPLFTQFLEVEPERPKLPGKTRFPISQISVMGFVYCDFCSNNSFSRHSYFLPGAEVKVDCMFKALSEKTSEQISLSVNRTTNKYGMYKLEIPSVDGVKCAEDSAVVSSCQASLIGSSSSACNVPGYKTTSNVIAIKARRANLCIYSFNALTFRPSKRDITLCGN, from the exons ATGAATTCCATAACCCTCTTGGTTcttttgcccctctttactCAGTTTTTGGAAGTTGAGCCTGAAAGACCCAAGCTTCCAGGGAAAACCAGGTTCCCCATCTCACAAATCAGTGTGATGGGTTTTGTGTATTGTGATTTCTGCTCCAACAACAGCTTTTCCAGACACAGCTACTTCTTGCCAG GTGCTGAGGTCAAGGTAGATTGCATGTTCAAAGCACTTTCAGAGAAAACCTCTGAGCAGATTTCACTTTCAGTGAACAGAACTACCAATAAGTATGGGATGTACAAGCTGGAAATCCCTTCAGTGGATGGAGTGAAATGTGCAGAAGATTCTGCAGTTGTGTCTTCTTGCCAAGCAAGCTTAATAGGTAGTTCATCCTCTGCTTGCAATGTTCCTGGCTACAAAACCACTTCTAATGTGATAGCAATCAAAGCAAGAAGAGCCAATCTCTGCATATACAGCTTCAATGCTTTGACTTTCAGACCATCCAAGAGGGACATCACCTTGTGTGGTAATTAA